In a genomic window of Bordetella petrii:
- the pmbA gene encoding metalloprotease PmbA gives MVNTPASSLPLAANHARFSELVEQALAHARRIGASDAAAEVSESLGLSVSVRKDDIETVEQTRDRSLDLTVYAGQSRGSASTSDFSEAALRQTVEAAWHIARHTAADPAAGLPDADQLAADIPDLALHYGWPVTTEQAAELALRAERAARAVDPRITNTDGATVGTYEGQFVMGNTRGFLGGYPYSRHSLSVAPIAGRGNHMQRDYWYTSERDPARLASPEAIGRYAGERTLSRLSARRIRTGKFPVLFEAPLALGLLGAFTQATSGGALYRKASFLVDALGKPVFPDHIDISEDPHVRGGMGSSPFDDEGVRTRARSVVTGGVLEGYFLSSYTARKLGLVTTGNAGGSHNLTLSSRHTRPGDDFEAMLRKLGTGFLVTELIGQGVNYVTGDYSRGAFGYWVENGQIQHAVQEITIAGNLAEMFRQIVAVGADTIARGTKRTGSILIEQMAIAGT, from the coding sequence ATGGTCAACACTCCCGCTTCCTCCCTTCCCCTGGCCGCCAACCACGCCCGCTTCAGCGAACTGGTCGAACAGGCGCTGGCGCATGCCCGCCGTATCGGCGCCAGCGACGCCGCCGCCGAAGTCTCCGAAAGCCTGGGCCTGTCGGTGTCGGTGCGCAAAGACGACATCGAAACCGTCGAGCAAACTCGCGACCGCTCGCTGGATCTCACCGTCTACGCCGGCCAGAGCCGCGGTTCGGCCTCCACTTCCGACTTTTCCGAGGCGGCCCTGCGCCAGACGGTCGAGGCCGCCTGGCACATCGCGCGCCATACCGCCGCCGATCCGGCCGCCGGCCTGCCCGACGCCGACCAGCTGGCCGCCGATATCCCCGACCTGGCGCTGCACTACGGCTGGCCCGTTACCACCGAGCAGGCCGCCGAGCTGGCCCTGCGCGCCGAGCGCGCCGCCCGCGCGGTCGATCCGCGCATTACCAATACCGACGGCGCCACCGTAGGCACCTACGAAGGCCAGTTCGTCATGGGCAACACCCGCGGCTTCCTGGGCGGCTACCCGTATTCGCGCCATAGCCTGTCGGTGGCCCCCATTGCGGGGCGCGGCAACCACATGCAGCGCGACTACTGGTACACGTCCGAGCGCGACCCGGCCCGCCTGGCCTCGCCCGAGGCCATTGGCCGCTACGCCGGCGAACGCACCCTGTCGCGCCTGTCGGCCCGCCGCATCCGCACCGGCAAGTTCCCGGTGCTGTTCGAGGCGCCGCTGGCCCTGGGCCTGCTGGGCGCATTCACCCAGGCCACCAGCGGCGGCGCGCTGTACCGCAAGGCCAGCTTCCTGGTCGACGCGCTGGGCAAGCCGGTTTTCCCCGATCACATCGACATCTCCGAAGACCCCCACGTGCGCGGCGGCATGGGCAGCTCGCCGTTCGACGACGAGGGCGTGCGCACCCGGGCGCGCAGCGTGGTAACCGGCGGGGTGCTCGAAGGCTATTTCCTGTCCAGCTACACCGCGCGCAAGCTGGGCCTGGTCACCACCGGCAACGCCGGCGGCTCGCATAACCTCACCCTGTCTTCGCGGCACACCCGCCCCGGCGACGACTTCGAAGCCATGCTGCGCAAGCTCGGCACGGGCTTCCTGGTCACCGAGCTCATCGGCCAGGGCGTCAACTACGTTACGGGCGACTACTCCCGGGGAGCATTCGGGTATTGGGTCGAAAACGGCCAGATCCAGCACGCCGTGCAGGAAATCACCATCGCCGGCAACCTGGCCGAGATGTTCCGCCAGATCGTCGCCGTCGGGGCCGACACCATCGCGCGGGGCACCAAGCGCACCGGCTCGATCCTGATCGAACAGATGGCAATCGCCGGCACCTGA